The Meles meles unplaced genomic scaffold, mMelMel3.1 paternal haplotype, whole genome shotgun sequence genome has a window encoding:
- the LOC123936009 gene encoding olfactory receptor 2T29-like: MENTTWVANHTGRLDFELVGLFSQSNHPTLLCVVIFVVFLMALSGNTILILLIQCDVHLHNPMYFFITQLSLMDVMYISVTVPKMLMDQVIGVNKISAPECGMQMFLYLTLGGSEFFLLAAMAYDRYMAICHPLRYPILMNYRVCLLLVSSSWFLGSVDGFMLTSVSMTFPFCRSREIHHFFCEVPAVMKLSCSDTSLYETLMYLCCVLMLLIPVTIISSSYSFILFTIHRMNSAEGWKKAFATCSSHMMVVILFYGAAVYTYMLPTSYHTPKKDMIVSVFYTILTPVLNPLIYSLRNKDVTRALKKMLNVGSVLHESIK; encoded by the coding sequence ATGGAGAATACCACTTGGGTGGCCAACCATACTGGACGATTAGATTTTGAACTAGTGGGACTCTTCAGTCAATCCAACCACCCAACTCTTCTTTGTGTGGtcatttttgtggttttcctAATGGCCTTGTCTGGAAATACCATCCTGATCCTTCTGATACAGTGTGATGTTCACCTGCACaaccccatgtacttttttatcaCCCAATTGTCTCTCATGGATGTGATGTACATTTCTGTCACTGTGCCCAAGATGCTCATGGACCAGGTCATAGGAGTGAATAAGATCTCAGCCCCTGAATGCGGGAtgcaaatgtttctttatttgacactaggaggttcagaatttttccttctagctgccatggcctatgaccgctatatGGCCATCTGCCATCCACTCCGTTATCCTATCCTCATGAACTATAGGGTGTGTCTCCTCTTGGtgtcttcttcctggtttctaGGATCTGTGGATGGATTTATGCTCACATCCGTCAGCATGACCTTCCCCTTCTGTAGATCCCGGGAGatccatcatttcttctgtgaggtCCCTGCTGTAATGAAGCTTTCCTGCTCAGACACTTCCCTCTATGAGACCCTCATGTACCTGTGCTGTGTTCTCATGCTCCTCATCCCTGTGACAATCATTTCAAGCTCCTATTCTTTCATCCTCTTCACCATCCACAGGATGAActcagcagagggatggaagaaGGCCTTTGCCacttgttcttcccacatgatgGTAGTCATCCTCTTCTATGGTGCTGCTGTCTATACCTACATGCTTCCCACCTCCTATCACACCCCAAAGAAGGACATGATTGTATCTGTCTTTTACACTATACTCACTCCTGTTCTAAATCCTTTAATTTATAGTCTTAGGAATAAGGATGTAACAAGGGctctaaaaaaaatgttgaatgtggGATCTGTCTTACATGAAAGTATAAAGTAG